One Aphidius gifuensis isolate YNYX2018 linkage group LG3, ASM1490517v1, whole genome shotgun sequence DNA window includes the following coding sequences:
- the LOC122852362 gene encoding uncharacterized protein LOC122852362 translates to MFSFKKPKILSVILIIGITLIIVVVSNPIDQHNDISPVMSPLKLKRSVCFSCKLSDNESQTKLTTNLSQKNKSQQVLSKNSLVPEESIRLLKEILPTNEYPPGEPTDDRYRGFIKLGGK, encoded by the exons atgttttcttttaaaaaaccgAAAATATTATcggtaattttaataattgggATTACATTGATCATAGTTGTAGTGTCAAATCCAATTGATCAACACAATGATATATCACCAGTAATG aGTCCGCTTAAATTAAAACGTAGTGTttgtttttcatgtaaattgtCTGACAATGAAAGTCAAACAAAACTTACTACtaatttatctcaaaaaaataaatcacaacaagtattatcaaaaaattcattggttCCAGAAGAATCAATTAGacttttaaaagaaatattaccAACTAATGAGTATCCTCCAGGAGAACCAACTGATGATCGTTATAGAGGTTTCATAAAATTAGGaggaaaataa
- the LOC122852348 gene encoding band 7 protein AGAP004871-like has translation MNSIDDQNHSTIVPLNLNTRPDDIRNRKIGACTPVDNDDSLAIKVFVFLSWIFVIATLPFSLFWCFKVVQEYERAVIFRLGRLLSGGAKGPGVFFILPCIDSYTKVDLRTRTYDIPAQEVLTKDSVTVAVDAVVYYRVNNATISIANVENAHHSTRLLAQTTLRNTIGTHPLHEILSERETISVNMQTTLDEAADTWGIQVERVEIKDVRLPVQLQRAMAAEAEASREARAKVIAAEGERNASKALKEAADVLGDSQAALQLRYLQTLSTISAENNSTIIFPLPIDVLTYFMSAQKAKM, from the exons ATGAATTCAATTGATGATCAAAATCATTCAACAATTGTTCCATTGAACTTAAATACACGCCCTGATGATATTCGTAATCGTAAAATTGGtg cATGTACACcagttgataatgatgattcattggcaataaaagtatttgtatttttatcatggATTTTTGTGATTGCAACATTaccattttcattattttggtGTTTTaag gtTGTTCAAGAGTATGAGAGAGCTGTTATATTTAGACTTGGACGTTTGTTGTCAGGTGGAGCTAAAGGACcag gtgtattttttattttaccatgcATTGATTCTTATACAAAAGTTGATTTACGAACACGTACATATGATATACCAGCTCAAGAg gtaTTAACAAAGGACAGTGTTACTGTAGctgttgatgctgttgtttATTATCGTGTTAATAATGCAACAATATCAATTGCAAATGTTGAAAATGCTCATCATTCAACTAGACTACTTGCACAAACAACATTGAGAAATACAATTGGTACACATCCATTGCATGAAATATTAAGTGAACGTGAAACAATTTCAGTTAATATGCAG acCACATTGGATGAAGCTGCTGATACATGGGGCATTCAAGTTGAACGTGttgaaat taaggATGTTCGTCTTCCAGTTCAACTGCAAAGAGCTATGGCTGCAGAAGCTGAAGCATCTCGTGAAGCACGAGCCAAG gtaATTGCTGCAGAAGGTGAACGAAATGCCAGTAAAGCATTGAAAGAAGCTGCTGATGTTCTTGGTGATTCACAAGCTGCTTTACAATTGCGTTATCTtcag aCTTTAAGTACGATTTCAgctgaaaataattcaacaattatttttcctttGCCAATTGATGTCTTGACATATTTCATGAGTGCTCAAAAAGCTAAAATGTAA
- the LOC122852349 gene encoding uncharacterized protein LOC122852349: MVIRIFLFTFVLMRVLCVSSLSEEQNFYKIQEDNSASVNISKQVPSTDADKCCKCYSDTATSKLMIKLIFFLFSKHLEVYSFLNNIFVITECPKDICDLGCINDCDPLDEKCVYTKNCEDVYGDVFIAVFLLLFFLVCLLIFLMIAGLIYRRDDDLEMEIGRVQNITEPVISSNSIYSSQNLEKLNVNNSNNLLSIKTANIKKYKLESCNSIEDNTIFDEFFINNNQMTSMKNIDIKNLNFPKYLRKFDTEKIINKPLYDEIILNHDNNFNQALFEKLQNNFHYI; the protein is encoded by the exons atggttattagaatttttttatttacatttgtttTAATGAGAGTTTTATGtgtatcatcattatctgaagaacaaaatttttataaaatacaagaaGATAATAGTGCTAGTGttaatatttctaaacaaGTGCCTTCTACTGATGCTGATAAATGCTGCAAGTGTTATAGTGATACAGCTACTAGTAAGTTGATGAtaaaactaatattttttttgttttcaaaacATCTTGAAgtgtatagttttttaaataatatttttgttattacagAGTGTCCAAAAGACATTTGTGATTTAGGATGCATTAATGACTGTGATCCTCTTGATGAAAAATGCGTTTACACAAAAa attGTGAAGATGTATATGGTGATGTATTTATTGCTGTATttcttttactattttttttagtatgtcttttaatttttttaatgattgcTGGTTTAATATATCGTCGAGATGATGACTTAGAAATGGAAATTGGACGTGTACAAAATATTACTGAGCCAGTTATATCATCAAACAGTATTTATTCTTCTcaaaatcttgaaaaattaaatgttaataattcaaataatttattatctataaaaactgccaatattaaaaaatacaagttggAATCTTGCAATAGTATTGAGGATAATACAATTTTCGACGagttttttatcaacaacaatcaaatgacttcaatgaaaaatatagatattaaaaatttaaattttcctaAATACTTGAGAAAATTTGatacagaaaaaattattaataagccTCTGTATGATGAGATAATActtaatcatgataataattttaatcaggCACTTTTTGAAAAGCTCcagaataattttcattatatctaa
- the LOC122852340 gene encoding protein draper-like: protein MAIKINLFLSTFCLTTIFLVSAVLEGPNVCVRQENYTVTVNISEQKPYKARTTTWCVAFPPKCSSYKTIVRTVYTTQVLQKQRPVEECCKGYGETATGDKCVPICSQDCKHGSCIAPDSCICEAGYGGSACDTKCPKGTWGSRCIHKCDCSNDTNCNPFDGKCDCTENCEDKYYSPNFSKGFCNCKNENYVCHPTDGCVCMYGYTGSTCEEPLFIATNVLQQKSESSYSGVFVAALFSACLAISILVAGLMYHRRRVADLKLEIAHVQYIAEPVISPDSNHFDNPVYSYQSSGKTDDGTINLLNNGLIRNNLCMKSVNTQKAKFDSFNNVDEDNATCKESYSNHNQTTSMKNKDADIGNPNINVYHSIDEMDTKKIINEPLYDEIKQNNNDFVYDHLDYARSSAWKPHYQRMFNGSNSSSSKDGSGSSKSSQHDLENGGP, encoded by the exons atggctatcaagataaatctttttttatctacatTTTGTTTGACAACAATATTTTTGGTATCAGCAGTACTTGAAGGACCAAATGTTTGTGTAAGACAAGAAAATTATACAGTTACTGTTAACATCTCAGAACAAAAACCTTACAAGGCAAGAACAACCACTTGGTGCGTGGCTTTTCCTCCAAAGTGTTCATCTTATAAAACGATAGTTAGAACTGTTTATACAACTCAG gttctACAAAAACAAAGACCAGTTGAAGAATGTTGCAAAGGATATGGTGAAACAGCCACTGGTGATAAATGTGTTCCAATTTGTTCTCAAGACTGTAAACATGGATCTTGTATAGCACCAGATTCATGTATTTGTGAAGCAGGATATGGTGGCTCAGCTTGTGACACTA aATGTCCAAAAGGCACATGGGGTTCAAGATGTATTCATAAATGTGATTGTTCAAATGATACTAACTGTAATCCATTTGATGGAAAATGCGATTGCACAGAAA attgtgaagataaatattatagtCCAAATTTCAGTAAAGGATTttgtaattgtaaaaatgaaaattatgtttGTCATCCAACTGATGGttgtgtatgtatgtatggTTATACTGGATCAACATGTGAAGAGCCATTATTCATTGCAACAAAtgtattacaacaaaaatctGAATCAAGTTATAGTGGTGTATTTGTTGCTGCATTATTTTCAGCATGTCTTGCAATTTCAATATTAGTTGCTGGATTAATGTATCATCGTCGACGAGTAGctgatttaaaattagaaatagcACATGTACAGTATATTGCTGAACCAGTTATATCACCAGATAGTAATCATTTTGATAATCCAGTTTATTCATATCAAAGTTCTGGAAAAACAGATGATGGAacaataaatcttttaaataatggccttattagaaataatttatgtatgaAAAGTGTCAATACTCAAAAAGCTAAGTTTGACTcatttaataatgttgatgaagATAATGCAACATGCAAAGAATCATACAGTAATCATAATCAAACaacatcaatgaaaaataaagatgcTGATATTGGAAATCcaaatattaatgtttatcATAGTATTGATGAAATggatactaaaaaaattattaatgaaccactttatgatgaaattaaacaaaataataatgattttgtttATGATCATCTTGATTATGCACGTTCAAGTGCTTGGAAACCTCATTATCAAAGAATGTTCAATGGATCAAATTCCAGTAGTAGTAAAGATGGAAGTGGAAGCAGTAAATCAAGCCAGCATGATCTCGAAAATGGTGgtccttaa
- the LOC122852336 gene encoding cytochrome P450 6j1-like, whose translation MDNTVVTLLSIFLIIILILYKYLTKNNGYWKSRGIPEANGAIPIFGNMKDIVFMKKNIGDFIEKIYKENKNNSMVGIYEFQKPVIIVNNIELIKTVLQSSFNNFSEHQNLDPKVDPLLVNDPFFLNHQEWKDTRSIFTNAYSIKKLKDLLPLVNDVSKKFIDYMNKKIKSSNDNSIDIEVKQLFSKYTAATSASTILGIDAQTFVDKDSPNSLRSMMDAMFVPRSFEFRQLIGFYFPKLGSLINVGFVPDWINKSFQNIVDDILSQDDKTLKNNILYLIKNQLEEKNKFNDITIAGIAFGFFVEVYESSSMTLSIMSYYLAKNKAIQEKARKEINDIFKKHGELTYDALNDMTYIEQIIKESLRCISPVGRLLKICSEPITLKGPDGLTCKLNKGDEVIIPVFGLHKDPQYWDNPDEFIPERFDQKNYDKERNRYAFLPFGEGPRMCPGMKFGIMQIKVVIATILMNYVMEPSKKMKEPFELDPRSFLTTIKNGYWIKMQRRSLL comes from the coding sequence ATGGACAATACAGTTGTCACCttgttgagtatttttttaataataattttaattctttataaatatttaacgaaaaataatgGTTACTGGAAAAGTCGTGGTATTCCAGAAGCTAATGGTGCTATTCCAATTTTTGGAAATATGAAAGATATcgtgtttatgaaaaaaaatattggtgattttattgaaaaaatttataaagaaaataaaaataatagtatggtaggaatttatgaatttcaaaaaccagttattattgttaataatattgaattaattaaaactgtTCTGCaatcaagttttaataattttagtgaaCATCAAAATCTTGATCCAAAAGTTGATCCACTTCTTGTAAAtgatccattttttttaaatcatcaagaaTGGAAAGATACTCGTTCAATATTTACAAATgcatattcaattaaaaaactaaaagacCTTCTACCATTGGTTAATgatgtatcaaaaaaatttattgattatatgaataaaaaaatcaaatcatcaaatgataattcaattgatattgaggtaaaacaattattttcaaaatatactGCAGCAACATCAGCAAGTACAATACTTGGTATTGATGCACAAACATTTGTTGATAAAGATTCACCAAATTCATTAAGATCAATGATGGATGCAATGTTTGTACCCAGGTCATTTGAATTTCGACAAttaattggtttttattttccaaaacTTGGAAGTTTAATTAACGTTGGTTTTGTACCAGATTGGAttaataaaagttttcaaAATATAGTTGACGATATATTATCACAAGatgataaaacattaaaaaataatatattatatttaataaaaaatcaacttgaagaaaaaaataaatttaatgatataacAATTGCTGGAATTGCATTTGGATTTTTTGTTGAAGTTTATGAATCATCAAGTATGACATTAAGTATAATGTCATATTATTTAGCTAAAAATAAAGCAATACAAGAAAAAGcaagaaaagaaattaatgatatatttaaaaaacatggtGAATTAACATATGATGCATTAAATGATATGACATATATTgaacaaattataaaagaatCATTGAGATGTATATCACCAGTTGgaagattattaaaaatttgctCAGAGCCAATAACATTAAAAGGACCAGATGGTTTaacttgtaaattaaataaaggtGATGAAGTTATTATTCCAGTTTTTGGTTTACACAAAGATCCACAATATTGGGATAATCCAGATGAATTTATACCAGAAAgatttgatcaaaaaaattatgataaagaaCGTAATCGTTATGCATTTCTACCATTTGGAGAGGGACCACGTATGTGTCCAGGAATGAAATTTGGAATAATGCAAATTAAAGTTGTAATAGCAacaatattaatgaattatgtAATGgaaccatcaaaaaaaatgaaagaaccATTTGAATTAGATCCAAGAAGTTTTTTAACTACGATAAAAAATGGCTATTGGATTAAAATGCAAAGACGaagtttattataa
- the LOC122852361 gene encoding uncharacterized protein LOC122852361 gives MAKISSCFQAVFLVFLLSTVFSKVESLSCYQCNDSIDDWGCQWGLKKISLEAYLKKCESDNENACYTFISEVNEKQMIERGCAPKESVFKACKDLLSMNEKQIKECSYCDSHDGCNYSSS, from the exons atggcaaaaatttcaagttgttTTCAAGCTGTTTTCTTGGTATTTTTACTGAGCACTGTATTTAGTAAAG ttgaATCACTAAGTTGTTACCAGTGTAATGACTCTATTGATGATTGGGGATGTCAATGGGGACTTAAGAAAATTTCACTAGAAGcttacttgaaaaaatgtgAATCAGATAATGAAAATGCATGCTATACTTTTATAAGTGAAG ttaACGAGAAACAAATGATAGAGAGAGGATGTGCTCCAAAAGAATCAGTTTTTAAAGCATGTAAAGATCTTCTTTCAATGAacgaaaaacaaattaaagagTGTAGTTATTGTGATAGTCATGATGGATGCAACTATTCATCATCATAG
- the LOC122852359 gene encoding probable NADH dehydrogenase [ubiquinone] 1 alpha subcomplex subunit 12, with translation MQRYVDMVVNLAKIFKQNKGPFGMLRTMYRTDDLKWGTLVGEDKYGNKYYENNYFFYGRNRWIIYNELVHMDYDASQVPAEWYGWLHYKTDLLPHNDPNRPKYKWMIDHQQNLSGTKKAYMPYSTAKPKVEAWKPL, from the exons ATGCAACGTTACGTAGATATGGTTGTCAATTtggcaaaaatatttaaacaaaataaaggaCCATTTGGCATGCTTCGGACTATGTACAG AACTGATGACTTGAAATGGGGAACTCTAGTTGGTGAggataaatatggaaataaatattatgaaaataattacttcTTTTATG GAAGAAATAGATGGATAATATACAATGAACTTGTTCATATGGATTATGATGCATCACAGGTACCAGCTGAATGGTATGGATGGCTTCATTATAAAACTGATTTGTTACCACACAATGATCCAAATAGACCAAAGTACAAGTGGATGATtgatcatcaacaaaatttgtcTGGTACTAAAAAAGCATACATGCCATACAGCACAGCCAAGCCAAAAGTTGAAGCATGGAAACCATTataa